Below is a window of Edaphobacter dinghuensis DNA.
CAAGATGGCTCTTCCGAGGTGAACGATGACATTCTCGCAGGATCTGCGTTACGCATTCCGCCAGCTGCGCCGGACGCCCGGCTTTACCTTGACGGCGGTGTTGACGCTGGCGCTGGGCATTGGAGCCAACATCGCCATCTTCACGCTCGTTCACGCGGTGCTGCTCAAGCCGCTGCCTATCAAAAATCCGCAGCAGATCTACCGCATCGGCGACGGCAATCTCTGCTGCGAGTGGGGCGGCCTGCAGGACTCGTGGAGCATCTTCGACTATCCCTTCTACAAGCACCTGACTGAAACCTCCCCGGCGTTTGAACAGATCACAGCATTCTCCGGCAGCAGGTATGCCATGAGCATCCGCCGCGCCGGTTCGAATGCAGCAGCGCAAAGTACAAAGAGCGAGTTCGTCGCGGGCAACTACTTCTCGACCTTCGGAGTGCAGCCGAGCGCAGGGAGGATGCTCACTGCTTCCGACGATCGACCCGAGGCGCCTGCCGTGGCCGTGATGAGCTATCGCATGTGGCAGCAGACCTACGCATCCGATCCTTCGGTCATCGGCTCGACCTTCACCTTTAACGGCCTGCCGGTAACGGTCGTAGGCATCGCCGCTCCGCAGTTCTTTGGCGACCGTCTGGAGAGCGACCCTGCCAATCTATGGATTCCGCTGCATCAGGAGCCGGTCTTCGAGGAGCGGGGCGATCTCTCAAACTTTGAGACGCCCGGCATGTCCTGGCTCTATCTCTTTGGACGGCTCAAGCCGGGCACGAACCCGGCCACGGTTCAGGCCCAGCTCACCGCGCAGTTGCAGCAGAAGCTCATCGCCGACGGTCATCTCGATAAAACCGATCTTGCCAAGCTTCCCAATCAGAAGATTCTCCTTACTCCGGGCGGTGGCGGCATCTCGCAGTTCAGAAGCAGATCGAGGGATGGCCTTTATCTGCTCTCCATTGCCTCAATGCTTGTGTTGTTGATTGCCTGTGCGAACCTGGCAAACCTGCTGATGGCTCGCAGCGCGGCGCGGCAGCAGCAGACCGCGCTTCGCCTGTCGCTTGGGGCCACACGCCTGCGGCTGATTCGCGCTGTGCTGACGGAGAGCGTTCTGCTCTCGCTCATCGGCGGCGCCGCCGGGACTCTGCTCGCCTATGGAGGAGCGAAGGCGCTATTGATGATGGCCTTTCGCGGCGCAACCTACGTGCCCATCAGCGCCTCGCCTTCGCTGCCGATTCTGGCCTTTGCGTTGTTGATCTCGCTGATCACGGGAGTCGTCTTCGGCGTTGCCCCGGCGTGGATCGGGACGCATGCCGATCCGTCGGAGGGTCTGCGCGGCGGCACACGCAATATCGGAGGCAAGGCAGTGCGTCCGCAGAAGGCTCTGATTGTTGTGCAGGCTGCGCTCTCGCTGGTGCTGCTGGCCGTCGCCGGTCTGGTGACGCAGAGCCTGCGCAATCTCGAAAAGGTCGACATGGGATTTGAGACGCATGGGCGGCTGATCGCCTCGATCGACCCGATGGGAGCGGGCTATAAGCCGGAGCAACTGCCCGCGCTCTATCAACAGGTACAGGATCGTCTTAACGCTATCCCCGGAGTTCGCAGCGCCAGCTTTTCGCGGTTCAGCCCGCAGAACGGCTGCTGCATGACGATGGATATCTCCATTGGCGGCCGTTCGGAGAGCTGGATCGGAGACACCGACGTCATCGCTCTGCGGGTGAGCCCGCACTACTTCGAGACGATTGGCACGCCCGTGCTGCGTGGCCGCCCCATTACCGATCAGGACACCGCCACCTCGCAGCATGTAGCCGTCGTCGACGACGCCTTCGCGCGAAAGTTCTTCGCCGGAAGCGATGCGATTGGAAAGCACTTTGGCCTCTCTCTGCCGGGCCACGGCTACGACTATGAGATCGTTGGCGTGGTGAAGAACACGATGTATCAAAGTCCCGCCTCGACGCAGATGCCGATGTACTTTGTGCCGTTTGCGCAAATGATTCAATATCCGCAGACGGGCTATGCGCGGATGGAGACGGGCACGTTGTACTTCCGTTCGATCCAGCTCAGTGTCAATGGCTCGCCCGAGAACTACGAGAGCCCGTTACGCCAAGCGCTCGCCAGCATCAATCCCGACCTGGCTCCGACCAACGTCATGACCTACAGCGAGCAGGTGGCCGTTCAGTTCAACCAGCAACGCCTGATGGCACGGCTCACCGGCCTGTTCAGCCTACTTGCACTTCTGCTGGCCTCGGTGGGGCTGTACGGCGTGACGGCCTACAACGTCACGCGACGCACCAACGAGATCGGTGTCCGCATGGCGCTGGGGGCCAATCGCGGCAACGTCCTCGGCATGATTCTGCGCGGAACATTCTCACAGATCGCTCTGGGACTCGGTATCGGTATTCCTGTGGCCATCCTCTGCAGCCGCTATCTGGCCCATCAACTCTATGGCGTCGGTCTCTTCGATCCGCTGATATTAGGCGGAGCAGCCGCTACCTTATGCGTTTGCGCTCTGGCCGCCGGACTCCTGCCCGCGCACCGTGCCGCATCGATTGAGCCGTCCGAGGCTCTCCGAGCGGAATAACACGCCATTAACTCAACGGATTGAACCGCGACTGAGGCAGGACTACACTTAGATCATGCACATGGTCGCCACCCCTAACCGCAAGATGCAACGCGTCCTGCAGTTTTCCATGGGGCTTACGCTCGCTTATGTCGTCGCGACCTTCTTCTTCGGCCTGCGCGCCCACTCGCTGGCCCTTATCTCCGAGGCCGGGCATAACGTCTCCGACCTGCTGGCCATCCTGCTCTCCTTCGTCGCCGTCTACTTTCAGGCGCGACCCGCCACCGAAGAGAAGACGTTCGGCTACCAGCGCGCTGGCGTGCTCGCCGCCTTTGTCAATGCGCTTACGCTGATCGTGCTCTCCGCGTGGATCGCAATCGCCGCCATCCATCGTCTGAGCGCCCCGGTTGCAGTACAGCCGAAGCTGATGATGTACGTCGCCGCAGCCGGCGTGCTGATGAACGGCACCGTCGCCACGCTGCTCTGGCGCTTCTCGGGCGACGTCAACATCCGTAGCGTCTTTCTCCACATGCTGGGCGATACGCTCTCGACCGCAGCAGTCATCGCAGGCGGCGCAGCGATCCTGTTTACCGGCATGACGTGGATCGACCCTGTACTGTCGATCATCATCGCCGCCATGATTCTGTGGAGTTCGTTCGGCATCGTCCGCGAGACGCTGAACATCCTGCTCGAAGGTACGCCACGCAACGTCCAGTTGGGCGCGGTGCGCGACGCCATGGAGGCGGTTCCGGGAGTGGTCAACGTCCACGATCTGCACGTCTGGTCGCTCGGCTCGCAGTCGCGCGCGCTGGCCAGCCATGTGACGATTCCGGAGATGCCGATGTCGGAGTGCAGCAGCATCCTCGAGGCCATCAACTGCGCCTTGCGCGACCGCTTCCACATCCACCACACCACCATTCAGTTTGAGACCCGGGGCTGCGAGACCACCCACGGTTGCAGCGCTCCGCCGGAGCTGGAGGCCGTCGGCGCACACGACCACCATCACCACCACGGCCACTCGCACTCACACTAAAAACCTTTTCTCAGTCCTTGCAACAAAAAGCCCGACTCTAAGAGCCGGGCTTCTCCTTTAGCGCTCATCAAACCCTAGACTAATGTCGCGTCCAGCGTGATCTCCGCAGCCTTCAGCACCTTCGACACCGGGCAGCCGACCTTGGCTTTGGCGGCAAGCTCGTCGAACTTCGCCTTGTCCGCACCGGGAACCTTGGCCTTGGTGGTCAGATGGATCTTGGTGATGGTGGGGCCTTCCCCGTGCAGGTCGAGCGTGAGCCGAGCCGTCGTCTCGATGGAGTCGGGGACGAGACCGGCTTCGGTCAACTGGGCGCTCAGCGCCATGCTGAAGCAGCCGGCGTGGGCTGCTGCAATCAACTCTTCGGGATTGGTTCCGACGCCCTCGGCAAACCGGGTGGCGAAGCTATACTGCGTCTCCTTCAGGGTGCCGCTCTGGGTGGAGATGGTGCCTTTGCCCTCTTTCAAACTGCCATGCCAGACTGCGCTTGCGCTGCGTTCCATCGCGTTTCTCCTTATGCCAAGAGTAGAACATCAATCGTTGCCGATTTTCTTCAACAGAGCTTTAGATGACGGGGAAAAGTTCCGCGCTTGTGGATTTTCCTGTTCCTCTTGATGTCAAAAGGAAAGAGGCCCGCATAAAAACGCCGGGCCTCGCAGTTGGTACAGGGTTCGATGCCTAGAAGGTCGTGCTGACCGTCAGGCGGAAGGTTTTACGCGGTTCGCGCAGCAGGTAGTTTGCGCCGTAGTACTGCACCGCCTGCTGGTAGCTGTACAAGCCCGCGTCCGAGTTCGGGAAGAAGCTCTGGAAGGTGTTGCCGACACCGGAGTTCGGTACCGCAAGCTCCTGCGGGATGGTCTTGTAGAGACGCAGCGGGTTGTAGGCGTAGTAGAGCCGGAAGGGAGCGTTGACGATCGGCAGGATCACCTGCAGCTCGGCACCGTTCGACATACGCGGCACAAAGTTGGTTCCCGGCACCACATGCAGCTGTTGCGGGAACGACACCGACTGGCCGCCGAAGCAGGAGCCGTTGACGAAGGTGGGGCAGCCGTACGATGCACCGGCGATGACCGCCTGTCCGGCGACGCTCTGCCGCAACTGGCTAGCCTGCGCGTCGAAGGTCAGGTTGAAGTCGGTGAAGAACGCAAACGTCACCTGGCTGACGATCGGGATACGGTACTCCACGTTGCTCGTGAAGCTGGTGTCGCCGCCGATCGAGACCATGCGGTACACCGGTATCGGGATCTTGATCGAGCCAAGCGTCGGGTTGGTCGGATCGATAGGAACTGTGTTGCCATCGGGGTTGGTCAGGTTGAACATCACCCGCGTCGGGATGAAGGTATACGGCCCGGCCGAACGGACGTCGAAGCCGCGGATGTCCTGATCGCCGCCGCTGTAGAAGCGGTTGGTGGGCGGAGCGACATCGCCGCCGAAGCCAGCCGTATGCGCGAACTGGATACGGTAGCCGAGCACGTTATGGCCTTCGCGATTAACCTTCAGGCCCTTCATCGGGAAGAACTGACGGTAGCTCAGTTGCGGCGAGTAGTACTTAACGTTGCCGCCGATGCCTGCAACCTGGATGTCGAAGTTGAAGTCCTTACCGTTATGCGGCCCGACCGCGCGGTCGAGGCTCGAGAAGGTAAAGCTCGGCGTCAGCACCGAGGTCACGATACCGTTCAACTGGTTCGGGCCCTGGACTCCGGAACGGAAGGCCAGCGACTGGAAGACGTTGCGCGTGTTGTCGTTGAACGTCGATACCGAGGAGCGCGACAGCGCGTAGGCCAAACCGATGCGGGCGACACCGGTGCGCGTCCACAGATGACGCAGCGGCTCGCTCGTGGTGATCGTCAGACCGGTAGTCGCCGTGTTGTAGTTGGTCAGCAGCGACTGTTGTGCATTGGTCAGGTTCTGGCTCTGGTTGTTGGCGATGCCGTAGCTCTTGGCCGGGTTGTAGTCGTACTTTTGCGTGAACACCTGCATGCCCAGCGAGATCGGCTTGTTGTGCAGGTAAGGCTCGGTAAATCCGAAGCTCAACTGGCGCGACAGGTCGCCGATGTTCGCCTGCACCGAGAGCGTCTCGCCCAGACCCAGGAAGTTGTTGGTCGAGTAGTTCAACCCGATAAAAGTTCCCGACAGGCCGCTGATACCGCCGTTCAGGCCGATGGAGTTCTTGCCCTTTTCCTTGAGCTTCAGCAGCAGATCGACGGTTCCGTCGTCCGCATTCTGACGGCTCTCGGAGTCCTGATCGGCCTTCAGCGTGTCGAAGTAGTTCAACTGGTTCAGGCGCAGGATCGAGAGGTCCCAGAGACGGGAGTTGTAGACCTGGCCCTCTTCGAGCAGCAGCTCGCGGCGGATGACCTTGTCGCGGGTAATGGTATTGCCGGTGAACTCGATGCGCGACACATAGAAGGGCTTGCCCTCGTCGATGTCGATGTTCAGATAGATCAGCTTCTTGGCTTCGTCGATGCGCGGGGTGGGCGATCCGACGAAGTTGATGTAGCCCAGCTCGCCGTAGGACTTGCGCAACTGGTCAAGGCCCTTCTGGAACTTGGTGGCGTCAAACCACTCGCCGTCCTTCTGCGTGAACTGTGCGCGCAGAACCTTAATATTCGTCACGGCTTTATTGCCGGAGAAGGTAATGCCGCCCAGACGGTAACGCTCACCCTCTTCGACCGGCATCAGGATATCGACGCGCTTGCCCTTGGAGGGACGCAGCGTGAACGGATTCAGGCCGCCTGCATCGCGGACGTGGGTGGTTGGTTCGGTGGTCAGCGCCTTGAAGTAGCCGCGGTCGCGGTACGCCTGACGGACGCGCTCGGTGTCTTCGTCGAGCTTGGTCGCGTCGAAGGTCCGGGCAAAGAGGTTCTCAAGAAGAATCGAGTGCGGTATGCCGATCGGCTTCAGGTTCTTCATCGCCCGGCGCAGGGTACGGTCGCTCAGGGCGCTGTTGCCGGTGAACTCGATCTTGCCCACCTTAACGGTCGGGCCTTCCTTCACATTGAAGGTGACGGAGACGCCTGCCGGAGGAATGGTCTTGATGGTCTCGGTGACGCTGGCAAATTGATGGCCGTGCGCCGCCAGCATCTCCTTGATGACGACCTCGGCCCGCTTGATCTTGGTGGGGTCGTACTGGCTCTCAACCGAGAGGCCGACCTTGGCCTTCTTGAAGGCTTCGAGCACATCGGACTGCGAGACCGAACTGAGCCCCTTGTACAGAAGCTCCTTGATGGTCGGCTTTTCCTTGACGTAGATGATGAGCTGAACGCACTTCGACGTGTCCAACCGCTCAATACGAATGTTGTCAAAGTAGCCCGTGTTCCACAGGGAGTTGAAGTCCCGCTCGACGACCGATGGATCGTACAGGTCGTTCTGGTGGCTGAACAAGCGCGCCAGCACCGATTCCTTGGGGATACGCCGGTTGCCGATCACCTCCGGCTGGCATAAGGTCTGCACTCCCTGCTCTGCGGTGGGGGTCGTGGCGGCATTATTCTGCGCCATCAGGGCCGGGCCGGAGAAGGCGGCAAGGGAGAAAAAGAGCACGGCTTGGGCAATGCGGGAGCGGCTGGAGCGCGTGCACACAGGCTTGGTCTTGCTTTTCAGGGAGCTTCCGCTCTCTCGATTCACGGTAAAGATACGCACACCCTCACTGCTCTAGAAATAACGCTCCGCCAGCACATGACAGCGAAGCCTTGATTATATGGGACAGCCAGATTGTTAGCGAGTTCACCGCAAGGTTCCAGCTAAAATCGCCACCACCCATCCTACAACCTCGAAACGTAATCATTGCCTCATTCCCCGTGCAGCCCCATCATGGAAGCACCATGAATCTCGCCGCCCTGCCCACCGAAGCCCGTAATCCAGCTAGCGAACACATCGACCAGCTCCCCACCCTCGATATGCTGCGCGTCATCAACGACGAGGACGCCAAGGTTGCCGCCGCCGTCGCCGCCGAGCTTCCCCACATTGCCAACGCCGTCGACGCCATCGCCGCCCGCTTCGAGCAGGGTGGCCGCCTCTTCTATATAGGAGCAGGCACCAGCGGCCGCCTCGGCGTCCTCGACGCCTCCGAGTGCCCGCCCACCTTCTCCGTCCCTGCAACGCTCTTTCAGGGCATCATCGCCGGCGGCGACGGCGCACTGCGCAACTCCAGCGAGGCCTCCGAAGACTCTCCCGAGCAGGGCGCAGCCGACCTCGTCTCCCACGCCTTCACCGCCCAGGACGCCCTGATCGGCATCGCCGCCAGCGGACGGACACCGTATGTCCTCGGTGCTCTCACCCACGCCCGCAAACTCGGCGCACTGACGATCTCGCTCACCTGCGTTCCCGACTCGCAGATGGCGGCCATCGCCGACATCGCCATCGCCCCGGCCACCGGCCCCGAGGTCCTCACCGGAAGCACCCGCCTCAAAGCCGGCACCGCCACAAAATTAGTGCTCAACATGCTGAGCACCGGAGTCATGATCCGCGCCGGGGCAGTCTACGGCAACCTCATGGTCAACGTCCAGCCGACGAACGCCAAATTAGTCGACCGCGCCCAGCGCATCATCAGCGCGGCCACCGGCGTCGATCAGCCCGCCGCCGCAAAACTTCTCTCCGAAGCCGGAAGCGTCAAGACCGCCATCCTCATGCAGAAGCGCTCGCTCGACCGGAGCGCCGCGGAAGAAAAACTAAAGGCATCCCGAGGAAGCCTCGCTGCAGCATTGCAATAAGCAACTTTGCTAAAAAATAATCTCTATCCGCTATCATCAGCCCTCTCATGAAATTTCTCCCTTTTGCCGTCGGCCCTCTCGTCCTCGCATCCGCTTCACTCGTTGCCCAGCAGGCCCCCACCATGCCCACCAATCCCTTTCTCGGCCTTATGACCGCCGCCCGCGCCCATGCCAAAGCTCACGGCGCACCCGTCCCCGTTCTCTCGCCCGTCGATGCCACACTGCTCGGCGCCAATCCTCCCGTCGATGTCACGCAGCTCCACCAGGCCGGCTTCCGCGTCGTTCCCTGGACCACCAACGACCCGGTCAAGATGCGGGCCCTGATCAACCTCCGCGTCGACGGCATCATCACCGATCGCCCCGACATCCTGCAGACCATCCTCAAGCAAGAGGCCGCCGACCACCCCGCCGACGACGCCTACTTCGCCCGCTTCGACGTAGCCGCGCATCGCGGAGGCCGCGGACTCCGCCCCGAAAACACCCTGCCGTCATTCGAAGACGGCCTCGACCACCTCGCCACCACGCTCGAGACCGACACCGGCGTCACCACCGACCACGTCTCCATGATCTGGCACGATCAGTTCCTCAACCCACAGTCCTGCCGCCACGCCGACGGCACGCCCTACACGCTGGCCAACCGCGTCTATACCCGCGACATCTCGAGCACCGAGGCGCAGCGCACCTTCATCTGCGACAAGCTCCGCACCGGCCCCTACCCGCCGAACACGCAGACCAACGACCTCAGCCTCTCGCCCGTCGCGGTCGCCTTCGCCAAACACGAGCACCTCATCAGCCCCTACGTCCCCACCAACGTCGAGCAGCTCTTCCACTTCGTCGCCTTCTACGTGAAGTACTACACCACCGGCCCCGGCAAATCGAACCCCAACGCCGCCACCCGCGCCTCCAACGCAGCCAGGGTGCGCTTCAACATCGAGACCAAGATTCTGCCGTTGCCCAACGACCCTGCGGGCCGCTCGGTCGCCAACCTGCCCGTGCCGAAAGCCAACGCAGAACCCACCACCAACCACACCGTCGACCCGCAAACCTTCGTCACAACGCTCTGCGGAATCATCACGCGCAACCACATGGAGAGCCGCTCCGAAGTCCAGAGCTTCGACTTCCGCACCCTGCAACTGGTCGAAGAGCAATTCCCCAAAATCCCCACCTACTACCTAACCGCCAGCCCCAAGATACTGAGTACAGAGTTCGTACCAACTGCGCTGCGCCAGCCCTAATTCGTGTGGTAAGTGTAGGCAAGGCCACGCATCTATAGATTATTTTTAATGAGCGTTTTGTCTTGTTGACGTAAGCGGTATCCTAAGCCGTGAAGTTGTCATTTCTGATCGCACACAAGGGAGCAAGAACTAATTGGCGAATCAACCTATTGCTGAACTTTTCGGGTTTCCGCCAGATAGCGAAACTGAGCGTGCCACTCGATATAGAACAAATCGGCTTTGTCCTTACAACAACAAAGTTCCCAGTTGCACCAAGGATAGCGTCACAGATCCTCTAGGCGTATGCACAATTTT
It encodes the following:
- the murQ gene encoding N-acetylmuramic acid 6-phosphate etherase, which gives rise to MNLAALPTEARNPASEHIDQLPTLDMLRVINDEDAKVAAAVAAELPHIANAVDAIAARFEQGGRLFYIGAGTSGRLGVLDASECPPTFSVPATLFQGIIAGGDGALRNSSEASEDSPEQGAADLVSHAFTAQDALIGIAASGRTPYVLGALTHARKLGALTISLTCVPDSQMAAIADIAIAPATGPEVLTGSTRLKAGTATKLVLNMLSTGVMIRAGAVYGNLMVNVQPTNAKLVDRAQRIISAATGVDQPAAAKLLSEAGSVKTAILMQKRSLDRSAAEEKLKASRGSLAAALQ
- a CDS encoding OsmC family protein, whose product is MERSASAVWHGSLKEGKGTISTQSGTLKETQYSFATRFAEGVGTNPEELIAAAHAGCFSMALSAQLTEAGLVPDSIETTARLTLDLHGEGPTITKIHLTTKAKVPGADKAKFDELAAKAKVGCPVSKVLKAAEITLDATLV
- a CDS encoding ABC transporter permease, with the translated sequence MTFSQDLRYAFRQLRRTPGFTLTAVLTLALGIGANIAIFTLVHAVLLKPLPIKNPQQIYRIGDGNLCCEWGGLQDSWSIFDYPFYKHLTETSPAFEQITAFSGSRYAMSIRRAGSNAAAQSTKSEFVAGNYFSTFGVQPSAGRMLTASDDRPEAPAVAVMSYRMWQQTYASDPSVIGSTFTFNGLPVTVVGIAAPQFFGDRLESDPANLWIPLHQEPVFEERGDLSNFETPGMSWLYLFGRLKPGTNPATVQAQLTAQLQQKLIADGHLDKTDLAKLPNQKILLTPGGGGISQFRSRSRDGLYLLSIASMLVLLIACANLANLLMARSAARQQQTALRLSLGATRLRLIRAVLTESVLLSLIGGAAGTLLAYGGAKALLMMAFRGATYVPISASPSLPILAFALLISLITGVVFGVAPAWIGTHADPSEGLRGGTRNIGGKAVRPQKALIVVQAALSLVLLAVAGLVTQSLRNLEKVDMGFETHGRLIASIDPMGAGYKPEQLPALYQQVQDRLNAIPGVRSASFSRFSPQNGCCMTMDISIGGRSESWIGDTDVIALRVSPHYFETIGTPVLRGRPITDQDTATSQHVAVVDDAFARKFFAGSDAIGKHFGLSLPGHGYDYEIVGVVKNTMYQSPASTQMPMYFVPFAQMIQYPQTGYARMETGTLYFRSIQLSVNGSPENYESPLRQALASINPDLAPTNVMTYSEQVAVQFNQQRLMARLTGLFSLLALLLASVGLYGVTAYNVTRRTNEIGVRMALGANRGNVLGMILRGTFSQIALGLGIGIPVAILCSRYLAHQLYGVGLFDPLILGGAAATLCVCALAAGLLPAHRAASIEPSEALRAE
- the bamA gene encoding outer membrane protein assembly factor BamA: MRIFTVNRESGSSLKSKTKPVCTRSSRSRIAQAVLFFSLAAFSGPALMAQNNAATTPTAEQGVQTLCQPEVIGNRRIPKESVLARLFSHQNDLYDPSVVERDFNSLWNTGYFDNIRIERLDTSKCVQLIIYVKEKPTIKELLYKGLSSVSQSDVLEAFKKAKVGLSVESQYDPTKIKRAEVVIKEMLAAHGHQFASVTETIKTIPPAGVSVTFNVKEGPTVKVGKIEFTGNSALSDRTLRRAMKNLKPIGIPHSILLENLFARTFDATKLDEDTERVRQAYRDRGYFKALTTEPTTHVRDAGGLNPFTLRPSKGKRVDILMPVEEGERYRLGGITFSGNKAVTNIKVLRAQFTQKDGEWFDATKFQKGLDQLRKSYGELGYINFVGSPTPRIDEAKKLIYLNIDIDEGKPFYVSRIEFTGNTITRDKVIRRELLLEEGQVYNSRLWDLSILRLNQLNYFDTLKADQDSESRQNADDGTVDLLLKLKEKGKNSIGLNGGISGLSGTFIGLNYSTNNFLGLGETLSVQANIGDLSRQLSFGFTEPYLHNKPISLGMQVFTQKYDYNPAKSYGIANNQSQNLTNAQQSLLTNYNTATTGLTITTSEPLRHLWTRTGVARIGLAYALSRSSVSTFNDNTRNVFQSLAFRSGVQGPNQLNGIVTSVLTPSFTFSSLDRAVGPHNGKDFNFDIQVAGIGGNVKYYSPQLSYRQFFPMKGLKVNREGHNVLGYRIQFAHTAGFGGDVAPPTNRFYSGGDQDIRGFDVRSAGPYTFIPTRVMFNLTNPDGNTVPIDPTNPTLGSIKIPIPVYRMVSIGGDTSFTSNVEYRIPIVSQVTFAFFTDFNLTFDAQASQLRQSVAGQAVIAGASYGCPTFVNGSCFGGQSVSFPQQLHVVPGTNFVPRMSNGAELQVILPIVNAPFRLYYAYNPLRLYKTIPQELAVPNSGVGNTFQSFFPNSDAGLYSYQQAVQYYGANYLLREPRKTFRLTVSTTF
- a CDS encoding cation diffusion facilitator family transporter, with product MHMVATPNRKMQRVLQFSMGLTLAYVVATFFFGLRAHSLALISEAGHNVSDLLAILLSFVAVYFQARPATEEKTFGYQRAGVLAAFVNALTLIVLSAWIAIAAIHRLSAPVAVQPKLMMYVAAAGVLMNGTVATLLWRFSGDVNIRSVFLHMLGDTLSTAAVIAGGAAILFTGMTWIDPVLSIIIAAMILWSSFGIVRETLNILLEGTPRNVQLGAVRDAMEAVPGVVNVHDLHVWSLGSQSRALASHVTIPEMPMSECSSILEAINCALRDRFHIHHTTIQFETRGCETTHGCSAPPELEAVGAHDHHHHHGHSHSH
- a CDS encoding glycerophosphodiester phosphodiesterase family protein; the encoded protein is MKFLPFAVGPLVLASASLVAQQAPTMPTNPFLGLMTAARAHAKAHGAPVPVLSPVDATLLGANPPVDVTQLHQAGFRVVPWTTNDPVKMRALINLRVDGIITDRPDILQTILKQEAADHPADDAYFARFDVAAHRGGRGLRPENTLPSFEDGLDHLATTLETDTGVTTDHVSMIWHDQFLNPQSCRHADGTPYTLANRVYTRDISSTEAQRTFICDKLRTGPYPPNTQTNDLSLSPVAVAFAKHEHLISPYVPTNVEQLFHFVAFYVKYYTTGPGKSNPNAATRASNAARVRFNIETKILPLPNDPAGRSVANLPVPKANAEPTTNHTVDPQTFVTTLCGIITRNHMESRSEVQSFDFRTLQLVEEQFPKIPTYYLTASPKILSTEFVPTALRQP